In Populus nigra chromosome 1, ddPopNigr1.1, whole genome shotgun sequence, one genomic interval encodes:
- the LOC133694003 gene encoding uncharacterized protein LOC133694003 gives MAASKKLDSRSPMPSRPTNPSSRNSETSNPMRRSFSGSPFVKPSIISNQRGGGGFNPNTSVNTPSDYPRRNSISRENIVVAFPDHEDKENGKDQNWKSVRIRSPAKGAKNFMSPTISAASKINASPRKKILADWNEQIRTSISFSDTKSPLMEDLYSKPNKGLNQKKEVSFDSTVTYFGDNEDSKSEEHVDLMVDSSSKDDLDLSSENLTMEKDCVNLDPSFEISPRVSSSFPNPALAPLDADPSVPTYDPKTNYLSPRPQFLHYRPNPRIELYLNKERDGQPLEEIFASECSSETEVSEAEDSHSDDSRKESDVSLADEMKESDASLADEVKESDASSSDEVKEEEELEELLLASEPISIGTYVEEEELLVSEPNSISTSVEKAEEKRVPKSRFYTRRKFIALLSVLTVGFLYVSVSKSQVMDPSVLNNFTFFEPYVPPEFSEYNRQTFDVLAQKVQLWLHQSLCYTHNLINCFRGVRILGPFQYANLTVLLEDDIVDSQFVFDQSILRSKVKYEEKVLESIKGAEVNFNLADEEDQPRAVDKNIEVVGDKNEWDFNSAPDSEELGVPESIKGAEVTINLSDEEDQPSAADENIEVVGDKNDWDFNSAPDSEEFSVPESEVANLRPGSGVTETGKSAQEVIQESAETAANVVELQSNMVLEDQSVLIPQAAEIQPEILNSMPSQGINDISSAGIESPASEVNFEILAGAATENLRSSELVNARSAQIMMGFSLIVFSLLGTAFVYMKSQTPTTRNAASTVDQMPATKKLDDSPMPVAAEHTDIVGESCPSEMSSFSLSYSKKGQGGASEAHNCERKPRKNIYRREFMASPDYSVGSMSSPSYGSFTTYEKISKHGNEDEEVITPVRRSSRIRNQVTSP, from the exons ATGGCTGCAAGCAAGAAGTTGGATTCTCGCTCTCCAATGCCAAGCAGACCAACCAATCCTAGTTCAAGAAACTCAGAGACTAGTAATCCAATGAGAAGGAGTTTTAGTGGAAGCCCATTTGTCAAACCCTCTATTATTTCCAAtcaaagaggaggaggaggctttAACCCCAACACTTCTGTTAATACTCCTTCag ATTATCCTCGAAGAAACTCCATTAGCAGAGAAAATATAGTAGTTGCTTTCCCTGATCACGAGGACAAAGAAAATGGTAAAGACCAGAATTGGAAATCAGTGCGAATACGTTCACCAGCAAAGGGTGCAAAGAATTTCATGTCTCCAACAATTTCTGCAGCTTCAAAAATTAATGCATCtccaagaaagaaaatcttGGCGGACTGGAATGAGCAAATTCGCACTTCAATCTCGTTTTCTGATACTAAAAGCCCTTTGATGGAAGACTTGTACTCAAAGCCGAACAAGGGTTTGAATCAGAAGAAGGAGGTCTCGTTTGATTCAACAGTCACTTACTTCGGAGACAATGAGGATTCCAAAAGTGAGGAACATGTTGATTTAATGGTAGATTCGAGTTCTAAAGATGATTTGGATTTGTCATCAGAGAACCTAACTATGGAGAAGGATTGTGTTAATCTTGATCCAAGTTTTGAGATTAGTCCAAgggtttcttcttcatttccaaACCCTGCTTTGGCACCTCTTGATGCAGATCCATCAGTGCCTACTTATGATCCTAAGACTAATTACCTCTCACCAAGGCCTCAGTTTCTTCATTATAGGCCCAACCCTAGAATTGAGCTTTATCTAAACAAGGAAAGAGATGGCCAACCACTTGAGGAGATTTTTGCATCTGAGTGCTCTTCGGAAACTGAAGTTAGTGAAGCAGAAGACAGTCACTCTGATGATTCACGGAAAGAATCGGATGTTTCTTTGGCTGATGAGATGAAAGAATCGGATGCTTCTTTGGCTGATGAGGTGAAAGAATCGGATGCTTCTTCAAGTGATGAggtgaaagaagaagaggagctGGAAGAGTTGTTGCTAGCATCCGAGCCCATTTCCATTGGTACTtatgtggaggaggaggagctgcTTGTATCTGAACCCAATTCCATTAGTACTTCTGTGGAGAAGGCTGAAGAGAAAAGGGTGCCTAAATCACGTTTCTATACAAGAAGAAAGTTCATCGCTTTGCTTTCGGTCCTGACTGTTGGATTTTTATATGTTTCAGTTTCTAAATCCCAAGTCATGGATCCTTCTGTGCTCAATAACTTTACCTTTTTCGAGCCATATGTCCCACCTGAATTCTCAGAGTATAACAGGCAAACTTTTGATGTTCTAGCTCAAAAGGTCCAGCTTTGGCTACATCAGTCTCTGTGTTACACGCATAATCTGATAAACTGCTTCAGAGGCGTGCGCATTTTGGGCCCTTTTCAGTATGCTAATTTGACAGTTTTGCTCGAGGATGACATAGTTGATAGTCAATTTGTATTTGACCAGAGCATTTTAAGATCGAAAGTTAAGTATGAAGAGAAAGTTTTGGAGTCCATAAAGGGGGCAGAGGTCAACTTTAATCTAGCGGATGAAGAAGATCAACCAAGGGCAGTTGACAAGAACATTGAAGTCGTAGGAGATAAAAATGAATGGGATTTTAATAGTGCTCCGGATTCTGAAGAGCTTGGTGTTCCCGAGTCCATAAAGGGGGCAGAGGTCACCATTAATCTATCGGATGAAGAAGATCAACCAAGTGCAGCTGACGAGAACATTGAAGTCGTAGGAGATAAAAATGATTGGGATTTTAATAGTGCTCCGGATTCTGAAGAGTTTAGTGTTCCCGAGTCTGAAGTAGCAAATCTGCGCCCCGGATCTGGGGTGACTGAAACTGGTAAGTCAGCACAAGAAGTCATCCAAGAAAGTGCTGAAACTGCTGCCAACGTTGTGGAGCTTCAAAGTAACATGGTCCTTGAAGACCAGTCTGTTCTGATCCCACAAGCTGCAGAAATTCAACCAGAAATCTTGAATTCCATGCCATCTCAAGGTATAAATGATATTAGTTCTGCAGGTATTGAGTCCCCTGCATCAGAGGTCAATTTTGAAATACTTGCAGGTGCTGCAACAGAAAATCTACGGAGTTCAGAATTAGTGAACGCACGCTCAGCACAGATAATGATGGGATTTTCCTTGATTGTTTTCAGTCTACTTGGAACAGCCTTCGTTTATATGAAAAGTCAAACTCCCACAACTCGAAATGCTGCATCTACAGTAGATCAAATGCCAGCCACTAAGAAACTGGATGATAGCCCAATGCCAGTTGCAGCAGAACATACAGACATTGTTGGAGAGTCATGCCCATCGGAAATGAGCAGTTTCAGCTTGTCCTACAGCAAGAAAGGACAGGGGGGTGCAAGTGAAGCTCATAACTGTGAGAGGAAGCCTAGGAAGAACATTTACAGGAGAGAATTCATGGCTTCGCCGGATTACTCTGTTGGCTCCATGAGTTCGCCTTCTTACGGCAGTTTCACCACATATGAAAAGATTAGCAAGCAT GGAAATGAAGATGAAGAGGTGATCACTCCAGTTAGGCGCTCTAGCAGAATTAGAAACCAAGTCACTTCTCCGTGA